CAACTTTTTGCAGAGCCAGAGCAAACTTTTTGGTTATCTGATCATTAAGCGATGTTGTTTCGGATTTTTGCATTTCTTTTTGGATTTCCTTATTGTTATTGATAACTTCTTCTTCTTTAATCCAAAGACTTAATCCTAATCCCGTATTAATTGCAACTGCTTTAACAAACCCACGTTGTTTTGCTTTATTAATATCTAATTGATTAGGGTTTTGGACTACATAAATACCGTTTATTACTGGATAATCTTCCTCGTATTTTTCTCCATCTATTTCCACCCATACACTCACAAAAGGAGATTCGCCATTATGGTTGTAAAAGCATGGATAGTTATTTTCATTCTTTTTCATTCCATAGCGCACTGATTCAGCGCCATTTTCATAGAGTAATTTAATACAATTAGCCCATTCGAGATAATCCAACATTAAGTTAGAGCCTTTTTTTACCGGGCGTTTGGTTACCTCATGTGATAAATCCAAATTAAATAACTCATTAAATGGTTTAAGTGCCATCACAAATCATATCCTTTCAAATCTATCTCTATATACACAGTTCCGCCTTTGCATCCTACATATCCTACATCTTCAATAAAAGCCATATCTGAACCGTTATCAGTTTTTATCCTCACGTCTACATCGTCATCTAAATCATATTGAAGCAGTGCTTCAATCAAGCTACGTACATCCATTTTTAATCCTCCCCTTGCTCTTATAAGCTAATTAAGCTATAATAAGAGCACGTTTTATGGTTATTTATTTGTTTGAACTCATTGCGGTGAGTTCATTTTTTCTTGCCATTTTTGAAATTCGAACTTTGAGAATAAGGCGGAAAACTTAACCTCACCTCGATAAAAAGAAATGTTTTTTGTTATTGGGTCATCATCAACAGAACTTTGCGAATTAATATCACTAATAGTTAATTCTTCCCCGTTCCAAAAACTAAAGAATGACATTGAACTAATGTGAACTTTCGCTTCTTCTTCATCTACGCTGATTGACAAAATGCTATATTTTTCAAAGCTATTAAGGACGGTTCTTACATTTTCCAAATAATCTACTAGTTTATTAACTTGCTCTTGTCTATTCATTCTGATTCCTCCCTATTCTGCTATATGGTAAGTAGCACCAAATAGCTTTAATACTTCTTCTGTTTGCGGCACTAATTCATCAGTGAGAAAATAAGTATCGTCTAATACGAGTATTTCGTCACCTGTATAGACTTCGTTCCCTAGAGTATCCACGCCATATAATCCAGTACGCTCATTATATTTAGGGTAGCCTGTGCGCCTTATATGCGTTATATCTGGGTGTTCGATCATGGTCTAACCTCCTAACTACTAATCCTTAATGCAATATGCAAAAATACTAGAGTTGCTATAAAACATATCTGGTAAAATAGATCAGTTTTGTCTATTTGCATTTTTATCACCTAATACTTTAAGTGGATCTATACCTAGTTCTGACAGCTCATCTGCTAATCTGATTAACTGCTCTTTGCCTTGTTTTTCTTTACTTAGATCAATCATGTTTCGGACTCGTTTTAAAGCGCCACATAAATTTTCTTCCATCCATTTTAAATCACCCCTCCACAATCCGTTATCAACTCTATGGAGCATCTCGGTTAGAGCTACATATTCTTGTTTTGCGTCAGCAATATCTTCCGCAAGAAAATACTTTTCGAAATCCATCCTTACCCCTCCTATTTTTTAAATAGCAATTACCTTGTTCTTTTCTACTCCTTCTCCGAATATAACCACAGCACTAGGAAAAGGCGCGGAATTTTTAGAATCACCAAACTTTAAACGTCCTTTAACAAGCCTTATCTCACCTTTCATACAGTAATCATGCCACCACCTTGTATCAGTTCTAGCTGGTAATAAACAAACAACTGTGGCTCCATTTAATGAAGACTCGTAAGCTTTCTTAACCCACTTGTTTATCTGCCTGCCATATGGAGGGTTCATCCAACACACCCCACGCCATTGTTGTTTAAGTCCATCTATTTCCGGTGTAAAATATTTATCACACTTGGTATTATCTTTTGTGGCGCAAACGTCTAATTCAAAATTAAACTCTTTATTTAATTGCTCATAAAAGCATAGAGGAGTTTCCCATGAATCGGTATCACTTGAAAATAGTCCTTTATTAAGCAAATTGTTCACCTCCTATAAATAAATAATTAATGCTATAACTAATGTAATTACTAGTGAGCCTGTTAAGCTTTGTAAGACATGAGCTTTATGGTTTGATTGGTTGTCCATTTAGTAATCCCTCCTATTAATAAATGTCCTATATACCAATAAAATAAAGTTAGCTAGTAGTAGAGCTATTAAGATTTCATACATTTTTCAACCTCCTTTTATTTCTCCCATCTGATAGAATGGTTGTGAAGGGAGGTGTTATTGTGAAAAAAACTGAATTTATTGTCAGAAGATCAGATAATGTTAATTCTTCTTTTGAAATAGATACACCTAATGTATGCCCATACTGCGAACAATCAGGTTCTCATTCCTTGGTTGCAGCAAGTTCTAACTCCGATGACCGATTGGTTTCAATTATTTTAGAATGTGTGGTTTGTAAAGAAACATTCTTTGCCAAATATAATATAGTTACTGATAGGCAAAAATTTGATCATTTCGGGAAACCTTTAAAGACTGAAATTATAGAAGTTTTTCCTCATAAAGCAGCGTCGAATAATTTACCAGCAGACATAAAGGATATTTATCCTGATTTTTATGAGATTTACATACAAGCTTTAGAAGCTGAGTC
The window above is part of the Virgibacillus proomii genome. Proteins encoded here:
- a CDS encoding Sak single strand annealing protein translates to MALKPFNELFNLDLSHEVTKRPVKKGSNLMLDYLEWANCIKLLYENGAESVRYGMKKNENNYPCFYNHNGESPFVSVWVEIDGEKYEEDYPVINGIYVVQNPNQLDINKAKQRGFVKAVAINTGLGLSLWIKEEEVINNNKEIQKEMQKSETTSLNDQITKKFALALQKVGDKDTLYTILQSSREEMRKLYKSNDHANKKIMIGQLDVILNDNNNQ
- a CDS encoding DNA N-6-adenine-methyltransferase gives rise to the protein MNNLLNKGLFSSDTDSWETPLCFYEQLNKEFNFELDVCATKDNTKCDKYFTPEIDGLKQQWRGVCWMNPPYGRQINKWVKKAYESSLNGATVVCLLPARTDTRWWHDYCMKGEIRLVKGRLKFGDSKNSAPFPSAVVIFGEGVEKNKVIAI